In Vulpes lagopus strain Blue_001 chromosome 1, ASM1834538v1, whole genome shotgun sequence, a genomic segment contains:
- the LOC121472874 gene encoding tubulin alpha-8 chain produces MRECISIHVGQAGVQMGNACWELYCLEHSIQPNGTMPSDKALGSGDDSFNTFFSETEAGKHVPRAIFVDLEPAVIDGVRTGMYRQLFHPEQLISGKEDAANNYARGHYTVGKEIIDLVLERIRKLTDQCTGLQGFLIFHSFGGGTGSGFTSLLMERLSVDYGKKSKLEFAIYPAPQVSTAVVEPYNSILTTHTTLEHSDCAFMVDNEAIYDICRRNLDIERPTYTNLNRLIGQIVSSITASLRFDGALNVDLTEFQTNLVPYPRIHFPLVTYSPIVSAEKAYHEQLTVAEITNACFEPSNQMVKCNPRHGKYMACCMLYRGEVVPKDVNAAIATIKTKRSIQFVDWCPTGFKVGINYQPPTVVPGGDLAKVQRAVCMLSNTTAIAEAWARLDHKFDLMYAKRAFVHWYVGEGMEEGEFLEAREDLAALEKDYEEVGTESADGEDESEEF; encoded by the exons CGCGAGTGTATCTCCATCCACGTGGGCCAGGCGGGCGTGCAGATGGGCAACGCCTGCTGGGAGCTCTACTGCCTGGAGCACAGCATCCAGCCCAACGGCACCATGCCCAGTGACAAGGCGCTGGGCAGCGGCGACGACTCCTTCAACACCTTCTTCAGTGAGACGGAGGCCGGCAAGCACGTGCCCCGGGCCATCTTTGTGGACCTGGAGCCCGCAGTCATAG ATGGGGTGAGAACTGGCATGTACAGGCAACTCTTCCACCCTGAGCAGCTGATCTCTGGCAAGGAAGATGCTGCCAACAACTACGCCCGAGGCCACTACACGGTGGGGAAGGAGATCATCGACCTTGTGCTGGAGCGAATCCGAAAACTG ACAGACCAGTGCACCGGGCTCCAGGGCTTCCTCATCTTCCACAGCTTCGGGGGTGGCACCGGTTCAGGCTTCACCTCCCTGCTGATGGAGCGGCTCTCCGTGGACTACGGCAAGAAGTCCAAGCTGGAGTTTGCCATCTACCCCGCTCCGCAAGTGTCCACCGCGGTCGTAGAGCCCTACAACTCCATCCTGACCACCCACACCACCCTGGAGCACTCGGACTGCGCCTTCATGGTGGACAACGAGGCCATCTACGACATCTGCCGCCGCAACCTGGACATCGAGCGCCCCACCTACACCAACCTCAACCGGCTCATCGGCCAGATCGTGTCCTCCATCACCGCCTCCCTGCGCTTCGACGGGGCCCTCAATGTGGACCTCACGGAGTTCCAGACCAACCTGGTGCCCTACCCCCGCATCCACTTCCCCCTGGTGACCTACTCCCCCATTGTGTCAGCCGAGAAGGCCTACCACGAGCAGCTGACGGTGGCAGAGATCACCAACGCCTGCTTTGAACCCTCCAACCAGATGGTCAAGTGCAACCCTCGCCACGGCAAATACATGGCCTGCTGCATGCTCTACCGGGGGGAGGTGGTGCCCAAGGACGTGAACGCCGCCATCGCCACTATCAAGACCAAGCGCTCCATCCAGTTTGTGGACTGGTGTCCCACGGGCTTCAAG GTTGGCATCAACTACCAGCCGCCCACCGTGGTGCCCGGGGGCGACCTGGCCAAGGTGCAGCGGGCGGTCTGCATGCTGAGCAACACCACCGCCATCGCCGAGGCCTGGGCCCGCCTCGACCACAAGTTTGACCTGATGTACGCCAAGCGGGCGTTTGTGCACTGGTACGTGGGCGAGGGCATGGAGGAAGGAGAGTTCTTGGAGGCCCGGGAGGACCTGGCCGCCCTGGAGAAGGATTATGAAGAAGTGGGAACGGAGTCGGCGGACGGCGAGGACGAGAGCGAGGAGTTCTAG